A genomic window from Nematostella vectensis chromosome 9, jaNemVect1.1, whole genome shotgun sequence includes:
- the LOC5512681 gene encoding misshapen-like kinase 1 isoform X2: MAYGLDDIDLAALKDPAGIFDLVEVVGNGTYGQVHKGRHKRTGQLTAIKIMDVTEDEEEEIKLEINVLRKFSNHRNIATYYGAFIKKSLQGQDDQLWLVMEFCGAGSVTDLVKTARNKALKEEWISYICREVLNGVSHLHMNHVIHRDIKGQNVLLTESAEVKLVDFGVSAQLDRTIGRRNTFIGTPYWMAPEVIACDEQPDATYDNRCDMWSIGITAIEMAESQPPLCDMHPMRALFLIPRSDPPKLKSKKSWSKRFHHFVNTCLIKDYQHRPTADQLLQHEFIKDVRSSERKIRIELKDFIDRMRKKKGGGPVTEHDGEYQFSGSDDEDEQLLAGLIAEDMGLENSRSTLRRNLTLMQGGTYKAGTPGFSEGPRRRSSGSSPEMSRRRVSSSATPYAAATGGYDNIDMPPVYSVDASQDSFNTLTPSDNSQAGHAHRAGSVADEQYDERTLTRHNDNASPEVEPEDFNTLVCRQDDNDSVSSSSTASLQDPGSPSRPMGNNLPDVLPATQQPQSPQSPQQSPQIRSLQNSPEPQSSDESIASSFVVHEPPMRNDRKIVKQRSFGFGRSQAPSEVSVNLAPERTSVASQDDFAMPQIRKYKYKFRSEILCGALWGVNLLIGTETGLYLLDRSGNGKVFQLISRRRFQQIDVLEGINVLITISGKRHKLRVYYLSWLKAKILKGEEADHNRRQRGYTTVGSIEGCVHYKVVNFHRIKFLAMASRNRIEVYAWAPKPYHKFMAFKSFPDLKHNPVLLNMTIEKENSKLKVCYASDIGFHSVDLDSAAVSDLYIPTKLQERFYPHAITPLPSSGGRELLLCFNNEGVYADTFGQLVRHATMQWGETPYAIASVGVGQIMGWGEKAIEVRAVETGLLDGVFMHKRAQTFRFLCERNEKVFFASRSTSSGQVYFMTLSKQFKNFGY, from the exons ATGGCTTACGGACTCGACGACATTGATCTGGCAGCTCTAAAG GATCCGGCTGGGATCTTCGACTTGGTAGAAGTTGTTGGAAATGGAACTTATGGCCAAGTTCATAAG GGAAGACATAAAAGAACTGGCCAACTTACTGCGATCAAAATCATGGATGTCACAGAG gatgaggaggaggaaatAAAGCTTGAAATCAATGTACTTAGAAAG TTTTCCAATCACCGAAACATTGCGACATACTATGGAGCTTTTATCAAAAAGAGTCTCCAAGGACAAGATGACCAACTTTGG CTTGTAATGGAATTCTGTGGTGCTGGTTCAGTGACAGATCTTGTCAAAA CTGCAAGAAATAAAGCACTCAAAGAAGAATGGATATCTTATATTTGCAGAGAAGTCCTCAAT GGTGTAAGTCACTTGCACATGAACCATGTAATACACCGAGACATCAAAGGACAGAATGTCCTGCTAACAGAGAGTGCTGAGGTCAAACTAG TTGACTTTGGCGTTAGTGCACAGCTTGACAGAACAATTGGAAGAAGAAACACTTTCATTGGAACACCATATTG GATGGCACCAGAAGTGATTGCTTGTGATGAACAGCCTGATGCCACTTATGACAACAGA tgtGACATGTGGTCTATTGGGATCACTGCAATAGAGATGGCAGAGTCACAACCAC CTCTGTGTGATATGCATCCTATGCGAGCATTGTTCTTGATACCAAGGAGTGATCCACCTAAACTCAAGTCCAAAAAGTCTTGGTCCAAGAGGTTCCACCATTTTGTCAACACCTGTCTAATCAAGGACTATCAGCATCGACCGACGGCAGACCAGCTATTACAG CATGAGTTCATCAAAGATGTCCGATCTAGTGAACGCAAAATTAGGATTGAATTAAAAGACTTCATTGACAGAATGAGAAAGAAGAAAG GAGGTGGCCCTGTCACTGAGCATGATGGAGAGTATCAGTTCTCAGGCAGTGATGACGAAGACGAACAGCTTCTTGCAGGGCTTATCGCTGAGGACATGGG GCTAGAGAATTCTCGTTCAACTTTAAGGAGAAATTTGACACTGATGCAAGGAGGCACATATAAAG CTGGTACCCCTGGTTTCTCTGAGGGTCCTCGGCGCAGAAGTTCTGGCAGCAGTCCT GAAATGAGCAGGAGAAGGGTATCATCATCTGCCACACCCTACGCAGCTGCCACCGGGGGATATGATAACATTGATATGCCTCCTGTATACAGTGTGGACGCTAGTCAAGACAGCTTCAACACCCTTACACCCTCGGATAACTCCCAGGCTGGCCATGCGCACAGAGCTGG GTCTGTAGCGGATGAACAATATGATGAAAGGACATTAACTAGACACAATGACA ATGCCTCGCCTGAAGTTGAGCCAGAAGACTTCAATACTCTTGTTTGCCGGCAAGATGATAATGACTCCGTG TCGAGTTCATCAACAGCTAGCCTCCAGGACCCTGGAAGTCCTTCCCGCCCCATGGGCAACAACCTACCAGATGTGCTACCTGCCACCCAACAACCTCAGTCACCCCAGTCACCTCAGCAGTCCCCGCAAATACGATCACTACAG AATTCTCCTGAACCCCAGTCTTCCGACGAATCCATCGCTTCTTCATTCGTTGTTCACGAGCCGCCAATGAGAAACGATCGGAAAATCGTCAAACAGCGGAGCTTCGGGTTTGGTCGGTCCCAGGCCCCCTCTGAAGTCTCGGTCAACCTCGCTCCCGAGAGAACATCTGTTGCAAGTCAAGATGATTTTGCA ATGCCACAGATTCGTAAATACAAGTACAAGTTCAGAAGTGAGATCCTCTGTGGCGCATTATGGG GTGTCAACCTTCTAATAGGCACGGAGACTGGGCTCTATTTATTGGACCGAAGCGGCAATGGAAAAG TCTTCCAGCTGATTTCTCGGCGTCGTTTCCAGCAGATTGATGTTTTAGAAGGCATTAATGTTCTTATCACGATCAGCG GAAAGCGACATAAGCTTCGTGTGTATTATCTCTCGTGGCTGAAAGCAAAAATCCTCAAGGGGGAAGAG GCTGATCACAACCGCAGGCAACGGGGGTACACCACCGTGGGCTCAATAGAGGGTTGCGTGCATTATAAAGTCG TAAATTTTCACCGAATCAAATTCCTCGCGATGGCGTCACGGAATCGCATCGAGGTGTATGCGTGGGCACCCAAACCTTATCACAAGTTCATGGCTTTCAAG TCCTTCCCGGATCTAAAGCACAACCCTGTTTTACTGAACATGACGATTGAGAAAGAAAACAGTAAACTCAAGGTCTGCTACGCGTCGGACATCG GTTTTCATTCCGTGGACTTGGATTCCGCTGCTGTGAGCGACCTCTACATACCCACCAAG TTACAGGAACGGTTCTATCCCCACGCGATCACGCCCTTACCAA GCTCAGGAGGTCGGGAGCTGTTACTGTGCTTCAATA ATGAGGGGGTGTACGCGGACACGTTTGGTCAACTCGTCAGACATGCCACCATGCAGTGGGGGGAGACACCCTACGCTATAG CTAGCGTAGGCGTTGGCCAGATTATGGGCTGGGGCGAGAAAGCCATCGAAGTGAGAGCTGTGGAGACGGGCTTGCTTGACGGAGTGTTCATGCATAAGCGAGCTCAAACCTTCCGCTTCCTGTGCGAGAGAAATGAAAAG gtATTTTTCGCGTCTCGGTCGACATCGAGCGGACAGGTCTATTTCATGACTCTAAGCAAACAGTTCAAGAATTTCGGCTATTGA
- the LOC5512681 gene encoding misshapen-like kinase 1 isoform X4 — protein sequence MAYGLDDIDLAALKDPAGIFDLVEVVGNGTYGQVHKGRHKRTGQLTAIKIMDVTEDEEEEIKLEINVLRKFSNHRNIATYYGAFIKKSLQGQDDQLWLVMEFCGAGSVTDLVKTARNKALKEEWISYICREVLNGVSHLHMNHVIHRDIKGQNVLLTESAEVKLVDFGVSAQLDRTIGRRNTFIGTPYWMAPEVIACDEQPDATYDNRCDMWSIGITAIEMAESQPPLCDMHPMRALFLIPRSDPPKLKSKKSWSKRFHHFVNTCLIKDYQHRPTADQLLQHEFIKDVRSSERKIRIELKDFIDRMRKKKGGGPVTEHDGEYQFSGSDDEDEQLLAGLIAEDMGLENSRSTLRRNLTLMQGGTYKAGTPGFSEGPRRRSSGSSPEMSRRRVSSSATPYAAATGGYDNIDMPPVYSVDASQDSFNTLTPSDNSQAGHAHRAGSVADEQYDERTLTRHNDNASPEVEPEDFNTLVCRQDDNDSVSSSSTASLQDPGSPSRPMGNNLPDVLPATQQPQSPQSPQQSPQIRSLQSSDESIASSFVVHEPPMRNDRKIVKQRSFGFGRSQAPSEVSVNLAPERTSVASQDDFAMPQIRKYKYKFRSEILCGALWGVNLLIGTETGLYLLDRSGNGKVFQLISRRRFQQIDVLEGINVLITISGKRHKLRVYYLSWLKAKILKGEEADHNRRQRGYTTVGSIEGCVHYKVVNFHRIKFLAMASRNRIEVYAWAPKPYHKFMAFKSFPDLKHNPVLLNMTIEKENSKLKVCYASDIGFHSVDLDSAAVSDLYIPTKLQERFYPHAITPLPSSGGRELLLCFNNEGVYADTFGQLVRHATMQWGETPYAIASVGVGQIMGWGEKAIEVRAVETGLLDGVFMHKRAQTFRFLCERNEKVFFASRSTSSGQVYFMTLSKQFKNFGY from the exons ATGGCTTACGGACTCGACGACATTGATCTGGCAGCTCTAAAG GATCCGGCTGGGATCTTCGACTTGGTAGAAGTTGTTGGAAATGGAACTTATGGCCAAGTTCATAAG GGAAGACATAAAAGAACTGGCCAACTTACTGCGATCAAAATCATGGATGTCACAGAG gatgaggaggaggaaatAAAGCTTGAAATCAATGTACTTAGAAAG TTTTCCAATCACCGAAACATTGCGACATACTATGGAGCTTTTATCAAAAAGAGTCTCCAAGGACAAGATGACCAACTTTGG CTTGTAATGGAATTCTGTGGTGCTGGTTCAGTGACAGATCTTGTCAAAA CTGCAAGAAATAAAGCACTCAAAGAAGAATGGATATCTTATATTTGCAGAGAAGTCCTCAAT GGTGTAAGTCACTTGCACATGAACCATGTAATACACCGAGACATCAAAGGACAGAATGTCCTGCTAACAGAGAGTGCTGAGGTCAAACTAG TTGACTTTGGCGTTAGTGCACAGCTTGACAGAACAATTGGAAGAAGAAACACTTTCATTGGAACACCATATTG GATGGCACCAGAAGTGATTGCTTGTGATGAACAGCCTGATGCCACTTATGACAACAGA tgtGACATGTGGTCTATTGGGATCACTGCAATAGAGATGGCAGAGTCACAACCAC CTCTGTGTGATATGCATCCTATGCGAGCATTGTTCTTGATACCAAGGAGTGATCCACCTAAACTCAAGTCCAAAAAGTCTTGGTCCAAGAGGTTCCACCATTTTGTCAACACCTGTCTAATCAAGGACTATCAGCATCGACCGACGGCAGACCAGCTATTACAG CATGAGTTCATCAAAGATGTCCGATCTAGTGAACGCAAAATTAGGATTGAATTAAAAGACTTCATTGACAGAATGAGAAAGAAGAAAG GAGGTGGCCCTGTCACTGAGCATGATGGAGAGTATCAGTTCTCAGGCAGTGATGACGAAGACGAACAGCTTCTTGCAGGGCTTATCGCTGAGGACATGGG GCTAGAGAATTCTCGTTCAACTTTAAGGAGAAATTTGACACTGATGCAAGGAGGCACATATAAAG CTGGTACCCCTGGTTTCTCTGAGGGTCCTCGGCGCAGAAGTTCTGGCAGCAGTCCT GAAATGAGCAGGAGAAGGGTATCATCATCTGCCACACCCTACGCAGCTGCCACCGGGGGATATGATAACATTGATATGCCTCCTGTATACAGTGTGGACGCTAGTCAAGACAGCTTCAACACCCTTACACCCTCGGATAACTCCCAGGCTGGCCATGCGCACAGAGCTGG GTCTGTAGCGGATGAACAATATGATGAAAGGACATTAACTAGACACAATGACA ATGCCTCGCCTGAAGTTGAGCCAGAAGACTTCAATACTCTTGTTTGCCGGCAAGATGATAATGACTCCGTG TCGAGTTCATCAACAGCTAGCCTCCAGGACCCTGGAAGTCCTTCCCGCCCCATGGGCAACAACCTACCAGATGTGCTACCTGCCACCCAACAACCTCAGTCACCCCAGTCACCTCAGCAGTCCCCGCAAATACGATCACTACAG TCTTCCGACGAATCCATCGCTTCTTCATTCGTTGTTCACGAGCCGCCAATGAGAAACGATCGGAAAATCGTCAAACAGCGGAGCTTCGGGTTTGGTCGGTCCCAGGCCCCCTCTGAAGTCTCGGTCAACCTCGCTCCCGAGAGAACATCTGTTGCAAGTCAAGATGATTTTGCA ATGCCACAGATTCGTAAATACAAGTACAAGTTCAGAAGTGAGATCCTCTGTGGCGCATTATGGG GTGTCAACCTTCTAATAGGCACGGAGACTGGGCTCTATTTATTGGACCGAAGCGGCAATGGAAAAG TCTTCCAGCTGATTTCTCGGCGTCGTTTCCAGCAGATTGATGTTTTAGAAGGCATTAATGTTCTTATCACGATCAGCG GAAAGCGACATAAGCTTCGTGTGTATTATCTCTCGTGGCTGAAAGCAAAAATCCTCAAGGGGGAAGAG GCTGATCACAACCGCAGGCAACGGGGGTACACCACCGTGGGCTCAATAGAGGGTTGCGTGCATTATAAAGTCG TAAATTTTCACCGAATCAAATTCCTCGCGATGGCGTCACGGAATCGCATCGAGGTGTATGCGTGGGCACCCAAACCTTATCACAAGTTCATGGCTTTCAAG TCCTTCCCGGATCTAAAGCACAACCCTGTTTTACTGAACATGACGATTGAGAAAGAAAACAGTAAACTCAAGGTCTGCTACGCGTCGGACATCG GTTTTCATTCCGTGGACTTGGATTCCGCTGCTGTGAGCGACCTCTACATACCCACCAAG TTACAGGAACGGTTCTATCCCCACGCGATCACGCCCTTACCAA GCTCAGGAGGTCGGGAGCTGTTACTGTGCTTCAATA ATGAGGGGGTGTACGCGGACACGTTTGGTCAACTCGTCAGACATGCCACCATGCAGTGGGGGGAGACACCCTACGCTATAG CTAGCGTAGGCGTTGGCCAGATTATGGGCTGGGGCGAGAAAGCCATCGAAGTGAGAGCTGTGGAGACGGGCTTGCTTGACGGAGTGTTCATGCATAAGCGAGCTCAAACCTTCCGCTTCCTGTGCGAGAGAAATGAAAAG gtATTTTTCGCGTCTCGGTCGACATCGAGCGGACAGGTCTATTTCATGACTCTAAGCAAACAGTTCAAGAATTTCGGCTATTGA
- the LOC5512681 gene encoding misshapen-like kinase 1 isoform X3, with translation MAYGLDDIDLAALKDPAGIFDLVEVVGNGTYGQVHKGRHKRTGQLTAIKIMDVTEDEEEEIKLEINVLRKFSNHRNIATYYGAFIKKSLQGQDDQLWLVMEFCGAGSVTDLVKTARNKALKEEWISYICREVLNGVSHLHMNHVIHRDIKGQNVLLTESAEVKLVDFGVSAQLDRTIGRRNTFIGTPYWMAPEVIACDEQPDATYDNRCDMWSIGITAIEMAESQPPLCDMHPMRALFLIPRSDPPKLKSKKSWSKRFHHFVNTCLIKDYQHRPTADQLLQHEFIKDVRSSERKIRIELKDFIDRMRKKKGERGGPVTEHDGEYQFSGSDDEDEQLLAGLIAEDMGLENSRSTLRRNLTLMQGGTYKAGTPGFSEGPRRRSSGSSPEMSRRRVSSSATPYAAATGGYDNIDMPPVYSVDASQDSFNTLTPSDNSQAGHAHRAGSVADEQYDERTLTRHNDNASPEVEPEDFNTLVCRQDDNDSVSSSSTASLQDPGSPSRPMGNNLPDVLPATQQPQSPQSPQQSPQIRSLQSSDESIASSFVVHEPPMRNDRKIVKQRSFGFGRSQAPSEVSVNLAPERTSVASQDDFAMPQIRKYKYKFRSEILCGALWGVNLLIGTETGLYLLDRSGNGKVFQLISRRRFQQIDVLEGINVLITISGKRHKLRVYYLSWLKAKILKGEEADHNRRQRGYTTVGSIEGCVHYKVVNFHRIKFLAMASRNRIEVYAWAPKPYHKFMAFKSFPDLKHNPVLLNMTIEKENSKLKVCYASDIGFHSVDLDSAAVSDLYIPTKLQERFYPHAITPLPSSGGRELLLCFNNEGVYADTFGQLVRHATMQWGETPYAIASVGVGQIMGWGEKAIEVRAVETGLLDGVFMHKRAQTFRFLCERNEKVFFASRSTSSGQVYFMTLSKQFKNFGY, from the exons ATGGCTTACGGACTCGACGACATTGATCTGGCAGCTCTAAAG GATCCGGCTGGGATCTTCGACTTGGTAGAAGTTGTTGGAAATGGAACTTATGGCCAAGTTCATAAG GGAAGACATAAAAGAACTGGCCAACTTACTGCGATCAAAATCATGGATGTCACAGAG gatgaggaggaggaaatAAAGCTTGAAATCAATGTACTTAGAAAG TTTTCCAATCACCGAAACATTGCGACATACTATGGAGCTTTTATCAAAAAGAGTCTCCAAGGACAAGATGACCAACTTTGG CTTGTAATGGAATTCTGTGGTGCTGGTTCAGTGACAGATCTTGTCAAAA CTGCAAGAAATAAAGCACTCAAAGAAGAATGGATATCTTATATTTGCAGAGAAGTCCTCAAT GGTGTAAGTCACTTGCACATGAACCATGTAATACACCGAGACATCAAAGGACAGAATGTCCTGCTAACAGAGAGTGCTGAGGTCAAACTAG TTGACTTTGGCGTTAGTGCACAGCTTGACAGAACAATTGGAAGAAGAAACACTTTCATTGGAACACCATATTG GATGGCACCAGAAGTGATTGCTTGTGATGAACAGCCTGATGCCACTTATGACAACAGA tgtGACATGTGGTCTATTGGGATCACTGCAATAGAGATGGCAGAGTCACAACCAC CTCTGTGTGATATGCATCCTATGCGAGCATTGTTCTTGATACCAAGGAGTGATCCACCTAAACTCAAGTCCAAAAAGTCTTGGTCCAAGAGGTTCCACCATTTTGTCAACACCTGTCTAATCAAGGACTATCAGCATCGACCGACGGCAGACCAGCTATTACAG CATGAGTTCATCAAAGATGTCCGATCTAGTGAACGCAAAATTAGGATTGAATTAAAAGACTTCATTGACAGAATGAGAAAGAAGAAAGGTGAGA GAGGTGGCCCTGTCACTGAGCATGATGGAGAGTATCAGTTCTCAGGCAGTGATGACGAAGACGAACAGCTTCTTGCAGGGCTTATCGCTGAGGACATGGG GCTAGAGAATTCTCGTTCAACTTTAAGGAGAAATTTGACACTGATGCAAGGAGGCACATATAAAG CTGGTACCCCTGGTTTCTCTGAGGGTCCTCGGCGCAGAAGTTCTGGCAGCAGTCCT GAAATGAGCAGGAGAAGGGTATCATCATCTGCCACACCCTACGCAGCTGCCACCGGGGGATATGATAACATTGATATGCCTCCTGTATACAGTGTGGACGCTAGTCAAGACAGCTTCAACACCCTTACACCCTCGGATAACTCCCAGGCTGGCCATGCGCACAGAGCTGG GTCTGTAGCGGATGAACAATATGATGAAAGGACATTAACTAGACACAATGACA ATGCCTCGCCTGAAGTTGAGCCAGAAGACTTCAATACTCTTGTTTGCCGGCAAGATGATAATGACTCCGTG TCGAGTTCATCAACAGCTAGCCTCCAGGACCCTGGAAGTCCTTCCCGCCCCATGGGCAACAACCTACCAGATGTGCTACCTGCCACCCAACAACCTCAGTCACCCCAGTCACCTCAGCAGTCCCCGCAAATACGATCACTACAG TCTTCCGACGAATCCATCGCTTCTTCATTCGTTGTTCACGAGCCGCCAATGAGAAACGATCGGAAAATCGTCAAACAGCGGAGCTTCGGGTTTGGTCGGTCCCAGGCCCCCTCTGAAGTCTCGGTCAACCTCGCTCCCGAGAGAACATCTGTTGCAAGTCAAGATGATTTTGCA ATGCCACAGATTCGTAAATACAAGTACAAGTTCAGAAGTGAGATCCTCTGTGGCGCATTATGGG GTGTCAACCTTCTAATAGGCACGGAGACTGGGCTCTATTTATTGGACCGAAGCGGCAATGGAAAAG TCTTCCAGCTGATTTCTCGGCGTCGTTTCCAGCAGATTGATGTTTTAGAAGGCATTAATGTTCTTATCACGATCAGCG GAAAGCGACATAAGCTTCGTGTGTATTATCTCTCGTGGCTGAAAGCAAAAATCCTCAAGGGGGAAGAG GCTGATCACAACCGCAGGCAACGGGGGTACACCACCGTGGGCTCAATAGAGGGTTGCGTGCATTATAAAGTCG TAAATTTTCACCGAATCAAATTCCTCGCGATGGCGTCACGGAATCGCATCGAGGTGTATGCGTGGGCACCCAAACCTTATCACAAGTTCATGGCTTTCAAG TCCTTCCCGGATCTAAAGCACAACCCTGTTTTACTGAACATGACGATTGAGAAAGAAAACAGTAAACTCAAGGTCTGCTACGCGTCGGACATCG GTTTTCATTCCGTGGACTTGGATTCCGCTGCTGTGAGCGACCTCTACATACCCACCAAG TTACAGGAACGGTTCTATCCCCACGCGATCACGCCCTTACCAA GCTCAGGAGGTCGGGAGCTGTTACTGTGCTTCAATA ATGAGGGGGTGTACGCGGACACGTTTGGTCAACTCGTCAGACATGCCACCATGCAGTGGGGGGAGACACCCTACGCTATAG CTAGCGTAGGCGTTGGCCAGATTATGGGCTGGGGCGAGAAAGCCATCGAAGTGAGAGCTGTGGAGACGGGCTTGCTTGACGGAGTGTTCATGCATAAGCGAGCTCAAACCTTCCGCTTCCTGTGCGAGAGAAATGAAAAG gtATTTTTCGCGTCTCGGTCGACATCGAGCGGACAGGTCTATTTCATGACTCTAAGCAAACAGTTCAAGAATTTCGGCTATTGA
- the LOC5512681 gene encoding misshapen-like kinase 1 isoform X1: MAYGLDDIDLAALKDPAGIFDLVEVVGNGTYGQVHKGRHKRTGQLTAIKIMDVTEDEEEEIKLEINVLRKFSNHRNIATYYGAFIKKSLQGQDDQLWLVMEFCGAGSVTDLVKTARNKALKEEWISYICREVLNGVSHLHMNHVIHRDIKGQNVLLTESAEVKLVDFGVSAQLDRTIGRRNTFIGTPYWMAPEVIACDEQPDATYDNRCDMWSIGITAIEMAESQPPLCDMHPMRALFLIPRSDPPKLKSKKSWSKRFHHFVNTCLIKDYQHRPTADQLLQHEFIKDVRSSERKIRIELKDFIDRMRKKKGERGGPVTEHDGEYQFSGSDDEDEQLLAGLIAEDMGLENSRSTLRRNLTLMQGGTYKAGTPGFSEGPRRRSSGSSPEMSRRRVSSSATPYAAATGGYDNIDMPPVYSVDASQDSFNTLTPSDNSQAGHAHRAGSVADEQYDERTLTRHNDNASPEVEPEDFNTLVCRQDDNDSVSSSSTASLQDPGSPSRPMGNNLPDVLPATQQPQSPQSPQQSPQIRSLQNSPEPQSSDESIASSFVVHEPPMRNDRKIVKQRSFGFGRSQAPSEVSVNLAPERTSVASQDDFAMPQIRKYKYKFRSEILCGALWGVNLLIGTETGLYLLDRSGNGKVFQLISRRRFQQIDVLEGINVLITISGKRHKLRVYYLSWLKAKILKGEEADHNRRQRGYTTVGSIEGCVHYKVVNFHRIKFLAMASRNRIEVYAWAPKPYHKFMAFKSFPDLKHNPVLLNMTIEKENSKLKVCYASDIGFHSVDLDSAAVSDLYIPTKLQERFYPHAITPLPSSGGRELLLCFNNEGVYADTFGQLVRHATMQWGETPYAIASVGVGQIMGWGEKAIEVRAVETGLLDGVFMHKRAQTFRFLCERNEKVFFASRSTSSGQVYFMTLSKQFKNFGY, translated from the exons ATGGCTTACGGACTCGACGACATTGATCTGGCAGCTCTAAAG GATCCGGCTGGGATCTTCGACTTGGTAGAAGTTGTTGGAAATGGAACTTATGGCCAAGTTCATAAG GGAAGACATAAAAGAACTGGCCAACTTACTGCGATCAAAATCATGGATGTCACAGAG gatgaggaggaggaaatAAAGCTTGAAATCAATGTACTTAGAAAG TTTTCCAATCACCGAAACATTGCGACATACTATGGAGCTTTTATCAAAAAGAGTCTCCAAGGACAAGATGACCAACTTTGG CTTGTAATGGAATTCTGTGGTGCTGGTTCAGTGACAGATCTTGTCAAAA CTGCAAGAAATAAAGCACTCAAAGAAGAATGGATATCTTATATTTGCAGAGAAGTCCTCAAT GGTGTAAGTCACTTGCACATGAACCATGTAATACACCGAGACATCAAAGGACAGAATGTCCTGCTAACAGAGAGTGCTGAGGTCAAACTAG TTGACTTTGGCGTTAGTGCACAGCTTGACAGAACAATTGGAAGAAGAAACACTTTCATTGGAACACCATATTG GATGGCACCAGAAGTGATTGCTTGTGATGAACAGCCTGATGCCACTTATGACAACAGA tgtGACATGTGGTCTATTGGGATCACTGCAATAGAGATGGCAGAGTCACAACCAC CTCTGTGTGATATGCATCCTATGCGAGCATTGTTCTTGATACCAAGGAGTGATCCACCTAAACTCAAGTCCAAAAAGTCTTGGTCCAAGAGGTTCCACCATTTTGTCAACACCTGTCTAATCAAGGACTATCAGCATCGACCGACGGCAGACCAGCTATTACAG CATGAGTTCATCAAAGATGTCCGATCTAGTGAACGCAAAATTAGGATTGAATTAAAAGACTTCATTGACAGAATGAGAAAGAAGAAAGGTGAGA GAGGTGGCCCTGTCACTGAGCATGATGGAGAGTATCAGTTCTCAGGCAGTGATGACGAAGACGAACAGCTTCTTGCAGGGCTTATCGCTGAGGACATGGG GCTAGAGAATTCTCGTTCAACTTTAAGGAGAAATTTGACACTGATGCAAGGAGGCACATATAAAG CTGGTACCCCTGGTTTCTCTGAGGGTCCTCGGCGCAGAAGTTCTGGCAGCAGTCCT GAAATGAGCAGGAGAAGGGTATCATCATCTGCCACACCCTACGCAGCTGCCACCGGGGGATATGATAACATTGATATGCCTCCTGTATACAGTGTGGACGCTAGTCAAGACAGCTTCAACACCCTTACACCCTCGGATAACTCCCAGGCTGGCCATGCGCACAGAGCTGG GTCTGTAGCGGATGAACAATATGATGAAAGGACATTAACTAGACACAATGACA ATGCCTCGCCTGAAGTTGAGCCAGAAGACTTCAATACTCTTGTTTGCCGGCAAGATGATAATGACTCCGTG TCGAGTTCATCAACAGCTAGCCTCCAGGACCCTGGAAGTCCTTCCCGCCCCATGGGCAACAACCTACCAGATGTGCTACCTGCCACCCAACAACCTCAGTCACCCCAGTCACCTCAGCAGTCCCCGCAAATACGATCACTACAG AATTCTCCTGAACCCCAGTCTTCCGACGAATCCATCGCTTCTTCATTCGTTGTTCACGAGCCGCCAATGAGAAACGATCGGAAAATCGTCAAACAGCGGAGCTTCGGGTTTGGTCGGTCCCAGGCCCCCTCTGAAGTCTCGGTCAACCTCGCTCCCGAGAGAACATCTGTTGCAAGTCAAGATGATTTTGCA ATGCCACAGATTCGTAAATACAAGTACAAGTTCAGAAGTGAGATCCTCTGTGGCGCATTATGGG GTGTCAACCTTCTAATAGGCACGGAGACTGGGCTCTATTTATTGGACCGAAGCGGCAATGGAAAAG TCTTCCAGCTGATTTCTCGGCGTCGTTTCCAGCAGATTGATGTTTTAGAAGGCATTAATGTTCTTATCACGATCAGCG GAAAGCGACATAAGCTTCGTGTGTATTATCTCTCGTGGCTGAAAGCAAAAATCCTCAAGGGGGAAGAG GCTGATCACAACCGCAGGCAACGGGGGTACACCACCGTGGGCTCAATAGAGGGTTGCGTGCATTATAAAGTCG TAAATTTTCACCGAATCAAATTCCTCGCGATGGCGTCACGGAATCGCATCGAGGTGTATGCGTGGGCACCCAAACCTTATCACAAGTTCATGGCTTTCAAG TCCTTCCCGGATCTAAAGCACAACCCTGTTTTACTGAACATGACGATTGAGAAAGAAAACAGTAAACTCAAGGTCTGCTACGCGTCGGACATCG GTTTTCATTCCGTGGACTTGGATTCCGCTGCTGTGAGCGACCTCTACATACCCACCAAG TTACAGGAACGGTTCTATCCCCACGCGATCACGCCCTTACCAA GCTCAGGAGGTCGGGAGCTGTTACTGTGCTTCAATA ATGAGGGGGTGTACGCGGACACGTTTGGTCAACTCGTCAGACATGCCACCATGCAGTGGGGGGAGACACCCTACGCTATAG CTAGCGTAGGCGTTGGCCAGATTATGGGCTGGGGCGAGAAAGCCATCGAAGTGAGAGCTGTGGAGACGGGCTTGCTTGACGGAGTGTTCATGCATAAGCGAGCTCAAACCTTCCGCTTCCTGTGCGAGAGAAATGAAAAG gtATTTTTCGCGTCTCGGTCGACATCGAGCGGACAGGTCTATTTCATGACTCTAAGCAAACAGTTCAAGAATTTCGGCTATTGA